One window of the Candidatus Zixiibacteriota bacterium genome contains the following:
- a CDS encoding putative Dihydroorotate dehydrogenase B (NAD(+)), electron transfer subunit (Evidence 3 : Putative function from multiple computational evidences): MSKIVIENAEIIKKKKVGPGYFVMTIGPFSRTAAIKAGQFAHIRLTNSNIYFRRAFSVYDVNAEDKSIDILFKVFGRGTRVLAELPEGEILNLMGPLGNGFKLPSRNEMSLLAGGGVGMPPIYFLARQMADRGYDMSKVHFFYGGQMKDDLVEISRIRKLKAKLYPSTDDGSYGFKGLVTEAIHSEIEGREGSFRLYGCGPEGMLKSLDEYGRRRQIPGQLSLEAPMPCGIGVCLGCIRPLRAGGYTRVCREGPVYDIGEVLL; the protein is encoded by the coding sequence ATGAGCAAAATTGTTATCGAGAACGCCGAAATTATAAAAAAGAAGAAAGTCGGACCGGGTTATTTTGTCATGACCATCGGTCCTTTTTCACGTACGGCGGCAATTAAGGCGGGACAATTTGCTCATATCCGGTTGACGAATTCCAATATTTACTTTCGCCGGGCCTTTTCCGTCTATGATGTTAATGCCGAGGACAAGTCGATTGATATTCTGTTCAAGGTTTTCGGTCGGGGGACCCGCGTTCTGGCGGAATTGCCGGAAGGAGAGATACTCAATCTGATGGGACCGCTGGGTAACGGCTTCAAATTACCGTCGCGGAACGAAATGTCCCTTCTGGCCGGGGGCGGAGTGGGGATGCCGCCAATATATTTTTTGGCACGTCAGATGGCCGACCGGGGTTATGACATGTCTAAAGTGCATTTCTTCTACGGCGGCCAGATGAAAGATGACCTGGTGGAAATATCGCGAATCAGAAAGTTAAAAGCCAAATTATATCCGTCGACGGACGACGGTTCATACGGCTTCAAGGGTTTGGTAACGGAGGCGATTCATTCCGAGATAGAGGGGCGGGAGGGTAGTTTCCGTCTTTATGGATGCGGTCCGGAAGGGATGCTAAAATCTCTTGATGAATACGGACGCAGGCGACAGATTCCGGGGCAGTTGTCATTAGAGGCGCCGATGCCGTGCGGTATCGGAGTCTGTCTCGGCTGTATTCGGCCGCTTCGAGCCGGCGGATACACCCGAGTCTGCCGGGAAGGGCCGGTTTATGATATCGGGGAGGTGCTTCTATGA
- the pyrD gene encoding Dihydroorotate dehydrogenase B (NAD(+)), catalytic subunit, whose protein sequence is MIPDLSVEIAGVRFKNPILTASGTCGYGEELAEVFDLSQLGGIVTKSITVKPRDGHPPPRTAETEGGMLNAIGLANVGADKFIEEKLKFLEPYDTRVVVNVAGAAIKEYVEICARLADCPRADMVELNFSCPNVAEGMTIAGSAALSERAVREVKAVFPRPVVAKLSPNVTDIGEIARACEAGGADALSLINTLVGMAVDINTGRPRLTNNTGGLSGPAVKPVALAAVYKVSQAVKVPLIGLGGISDYRDVVEFMLCGATAVQVGTALFVEPKAPVMIIKDLKKYLVENKLGSVREIIGKLRPY, encoded by the coding sequence ATGATACCTGATTTATCGGTGGAAATCGCCGGTGTCCGATTCAAGAATCCAATATTGACGGCCTCAGGGACGTGCGGTTACGGGGAGGAGTTGGCCGAGGTTTTCGATTTGTCGCAACTGGGGGGAATAGTCACCAAGTCGATAACGGTAAAGCCGCGGGACGGGCACCCGCCGCCGCGGACGGCCGAAACCGAGGGGGGAATGCTGAATGCCATCGGTCTGGCGAATGTCGGGGCGGACAAGTTCATAGAAGAAAAATTAAAATTTCTGGAGCCGTACGATACTCGGGTGGTGGTTAATGTGGCGGGAGCGGCCATAAAGGAATATGTGGAGATTTGCGCACGGCTGGCGGACTGTCCCCGAGCCGATATGGTGGAACTAAATTTTTCCTGTCCCAATGTAGCGGAAGGGATGACTATCGCCGGGAGCGCGGCGCTTTCGGAGCGGGCGGTGCGGGAGGTCAAGGCGGTATTTCCGCGGCCGGTGGTGGCGAAGTTGTCGCCCAATGTGACCGATATCGGCGAGATTGCCCGGGCCTGTGAAGCCGGGGGTGCGGACGCCCTATCGCTTATCAATACGCTGGTGGGCATGGCGGTCGATATCAATACCGGGCGCCCGCGCCTGACCAATAACACGGGCGGCCTCTCGGGGCCGGCGGTCAAGCCGGTGGCCCTGGCGGCGGTTTACAAAGTCTCTCAGGCCGTCAAAGTTCCTCTGATCGGTTTGGGAGGAATCAGCGATTACCGAGATGTGGTGGAATTCATGCTTTGCGGTGCGACGGCGGTTCAAGTAGGGACGGCTCTATTTGTCGAGCCGAAGGCGCCGGTGATGATAATAAAAGACTTGAAAAAATACCTTGTGGAAAATAAATTGGGCTCTGTCAGGGAAATAATCGGAAAGTTGAGACCGTACTGA
- the pyrF gene encoding Orotidine 5'-phosphate decarboxylase → MSATGELKHVQEKNKSMLCIGLDIDRKKVPTNYATSIKGLFDFTMRIVEATSDIVCCYKPNVAFYEELGPEGFSLLEKIIAKIPDDLIVILDGKMGDIGNTAAHYASAAFERMGADWVTVNPYMGYDSIRPFLEYKDKGAFVLCLTSNPGSRDFQFLHVLNKPVYMYVAEKVAYWDKEQNLGLVVGATHPEQLTDIRKVSGDVPILIPGVGAQGGSLEQAVLSGTDNFRKPAIINVSRTVIYASADEDFDKAARAEVEKLNTLINGLRAQNIAQ, encoded by the coding sequence ATGAGCGCCACCGGCGAATTGAAACATGTTCAGGAGAAGAACAAGTCGATGCTCTGCATCGGTCTGGATATCGACCGCAAGAAGGTCCCGACCAACTATGCGACATCGATAAAGGGATTGTTCGATTTCACGATGCGAATCGTGGAGGCCACCAGCGACATAGTCTGCTGTTACAAACCGAATGTGGCGTTCTACGAAGAACTGGGCCCGGAGGGTTTTTCGCTTCTGGAGAAAATAATCGCGAAGATCCCGGATGATTTAATCGTGATTCTGGACGGCAAGATGGGGGATATCGGGAATACCGCGGCGCATTATGCCTCCGCGGCTTTCGAACGGATGGGGGCCGACTGGGTGACGGTGAATCCGTATATGGGGTATGATTCGATTCGCCCCTTTCTGGAATATAAGGACAAGGGGGCTTTTGTCCTCTGTTTGACGTCGAATCCGGGCAGCCGGGATTTTCAGTTTCTGCATGTTTTAAATAAGCCGGTTTATATGTATGTGGCCGAGAAGGTGGCGTACTGGGACAAGGAGCAGAATCTGGGCCTGGTGGTCGGGGCGACGCATCCGGAGCAACTGACCGATATCAGGAAAGTCTCCGGCGACGTGCCGATTCTGATACCGGGTGTCGGGGCGCAGGGGGGGAGTCTGGAGCAGGCGGTTTTATCGGGGACGGACAATTTCCGCAAGCCGGCGATTATCAATGTTTCGCGGACGGTCATCTATGCCTCGGCCGACGAAGACTTCGACAAGGCGGCCCGGGCCGAAGTGGAAAAATTGAATACACTGATCAACGGTCTCCGGGCGCAGAATATCGCGCAATAG
- a CDS encoding conserved exported hypothetical protein (Evidence 4 : Unknown function but conserved in other organisms) has translation MKKTAILLLCFLVSAPAFAITGLSFGVRGGMVSNYEQAGLTVGSFDTDKMNLIGAQLRIATLPTVNLIISGDYAWKNKQYDFGGQSFELKMHDITYAASLVYPFKFPVVSPYLGGGIGNHHLSFDYIRPLSLSLSDNGITVPGSVSRLGYHLMGGVNISLPAFPFEISAEYRMNWINTPGEVTKYNSVTAGLNFNLP, from the coding sequence ATGAAAAAGACAGCAATTCTCCTTTTGTGCTTTCTGGTATCGGCGCCGGCGTTCGCCATCACCGGTCTTTCTTTCGGCGTGAGGGGCGGAATGGTCAGTAATTACGAGCAGGCCGGACTGACGGTGGGAAGTTTCGATACCGACAAAATGAACCTGATCGGGGCCCAGTTGCGGATTGCGACACTCCCGACGGTCAATCTTATAATATCCGGAGATTACGCCTGGAAGAACAAGCAGTATGATTTCGGCGGACAGTCGTTCGAACTCAAGATGCATGACATTACCTATGCAGCCTCGCTGGTATATCCATTCAAGTTTCCGGTCGTTTCCCCCTATCTGGGCGGCGGAATCGGGAATCATCACCTCAGTTTCGATTATATTCGTCCGCTGAGTCTGTCGCTGTCGGATAATGGAATCACGGTTCCGGGATCGGTATCCCGTCTCGGCTATCATTTAATGGGCGGCGTCAATATCAGCCTGCCGGCGTTTCCTTTCGAGATATCGGCCGAGTATCGGATGAACTGGATAAACACTCCCGGTGAAGTCACGAAGTACAACAGTGTTACGGCGGGTTTGAATTTCAATCTGCCGTAA
- a CDS encoding conserved hypothetical protein (Evidence 4 : Unknown function but conserved in other organisms), translating to MAISYSFSRIGTFFNCPRQYKFEHIEKAAVEKPVGVEAFLGDAVHRTLERLYRLKMDGKTLTQSEALEYYLKYWEGPDRDKIKVTREELGIDDYIEIGSRALAKYFEMLAPFDDGISVALERMFRFPLDPAGRFSIQGKIDRVCRRADGVVEIIDYKTGAALPTQQSLDDSDQMGLYQIGVNHLWPDFKEIELKQIFLRHGVILKATMDADKLEEVRYRTFQRILEIERARREDNFPPKESSLCNWCVYFQLCPAKRHKLALDDEISVEFDAEFGRDLASKYLQLTQQKKVLETELKALKEDITKYAEETEVTALTAPEGNVKISFSEADGFPSKTEDEETYLKLSLLAREANLEECFKLDQNVLYKEFFAKERLPQEVQEQLKEFLRRKREIRLTTRFEEE from the coding sequence ATGGCCATATCGTACAGTTTTTCCCGGATCGGCACCTTTTTTAACTGTCCCCGGCAATACAAGTTTGAACATATCGAAAAGGCGGCGGTGGAGAAGCCGGTGGGGGTGGAGGCCTTCCTCGGCGATGCGGTCCATCGGACGCTGGAACGATTGTACCGGCTGAAGATGGATGGCAAGACATTAACGCAGAGCGAAGCCCTGGAATATTATCTAAAGTACTGGGAAGGGCCGGACCGCGATAAAATAAAAGTGACGCGCGAGGAATTGGGGATCGATGATTATATCGAGATCGGGTCCCGGGCTCTGGCAAAATATTTCGAGATGTTGGCGCCGTTCGATGACGGTATCAGTGTGGCGCTGGAGCGGATGTTTCGTTTTCCGCTCGACCCGGCGGGGCGCTTTTCGATTCAGGGGAAGATTGACCGGGTTTGCCGGCGGGCCGACGGTGTCGTGGAGATAATCGATTATAAGACCGGAGCGGCACTCCCGACACAACAGAGTCTCGATGACAGCGATCAGATGGGGCTCTATCAGATAGGAGTAAATCATCTCTGGCCCGATTTCAAAGAGATTGAATTAAAGCAGATATTTCTTCGACACGGCGTGATTCTCAAAGCCACCATGGATGCCGACAAACTGGAGGAGGTGCGTTACCGGACATTTCAGAGGATTCTGGAAATCGAGCGGGCGCGCCGGGAGGATAATTTTCCGCCGAAGGAGTCATCGCTGTGCAACTGGTGTGTCTATTTTCAATTATGCCCGGCCAAGCGTCATAAACTGGCGCTCGATGACGAAATATCGGTAGAATTCGATGCTGAATTCGGGCGCGATCTGGCTTCCAAATATTTGCAATTGACGCAGCAGAAGAAAGTTCTTGAGACGGAATTGAAGGCGCTGAAAGAAGATATAACAAAATATGCGGAAGAGACCGAGGTGACAGCGCTGACGGCGCCGGAAGGGAATGTTAAGATAAGTTTTTCGGAAGCGGACGGTTTTCCGTCGAAAACCGAAGATGAAGAGACCTATTTGAAATTGTCGTTATTGGCCCGCGAGGCCAATCTGGAGGAATGTTTCAAACTGGATCAGAATGTTCTGTACAAGGAATTCTTTGCGAAAGAGAGACTTCCTCAAGAAGTGCAGGAGCAACTTAAGGAATTTCTCCGCCGGAAGCGTGAGATTCGCCTGACGACTCGATTCGAGGAGGAATAA
- a CDS encoding exported hypothetical protein (Evidence 5 : Unknown function), giving the protein MTLKKMVWLAVGLLLLLSSNLWAQKPDDKFGVIDTIYIEPYKIDGMHWGINVSLVNDEEIVAMSIPLALSAGKNRVVADSTIFKGGRADSFKVKMVRVDTTSQCVTIGLIADMGVSVPPIPAGKGRIATVFVSSLDGKDISALKVDTTTTPPGNNLQLVKQPSDGIIPAVVIKTAGKDAPMEKEAEKPEKK; this is encoded by the coding sequence ATGACCCTAAAGAAAATGGTTTGGTTGGCGGTCGGTCTGCTCCTGCTTCTCTCTTCTAATCTCTGGGCGCAGAAACCGGACGACAAATTTGGAGTAATCGATACCATATATATCGAGCCGTACAAGATCGATGGCATGCACTGGGGAATAAATGTTTCGCTCGTCAATGACGAGGAAATTGTCGCCATGTCGATCCCCCTGGCCCTCAGCGCCGGCAAAAATCGGGTCGTCGCCGATTCTACCATATTTAAGGGCGGCCGGGCGGATAGTTTCAAAGTGAAAATGGTGCGGGTCGATACCACCAGCCAGTGCGTCACCATCGGACTGATTGCCGACATGGGCGTGTCGGTTCCCCCGATTCCGGCCGGTAAAGGCCGAATCGCCACCGTGTTCGTCTCTTCTCTCGACGGAAAAGACATATCGGCCCTTAAAGTTGATACCACCACCACCCCTCCGGGAAACAATCTGCAGTTGGTGAAACAGCCGTCCGACGGCATCATCCCGGCTGTGGTAATTAAGACGGCGGGAAAAGATGCCCCCATGGAGAAGGAAGCCGAAAAACCGGAAAAGAAGTAG
- a CDS encoding hypothetical protein (Evidence 5 : Unknown function) produces the protein MRLDKKFNTHYFAPLLFIIINLILLSGCGSDRSISLRFQAEKLLHEADKMYETAGIRPDLNDRALWNRIKDAYTGVNNYCWKYLDSIPAARPEHSELATIAFSASTHLSNIYFSYKQYDSAAAVLNLLLSKTELAGMPLLDSRLNLARIYQTQGDWPKAVGFFHSVIDTFYPPVDNNQILTQVLNLFLEIIATDNIIGDTAAATSEFKAAEKYYGRLISDWPHSALSTAARGNLARLYRDRGEWDKAIDNLSLMKDSTGRTDPNAALLIADITASGKKQFAESYRLYDNLLGATNDTTLLPIIYARKGLAYFLARDFDNCRATMKIIKDKYPRYFNGNPLPQNYLALSLAESGQWDLAENEFRWLIDNFPATEQAFNAYLFIADHYSKDGNQSVANSWYGKADQFYDQMSRQYVGTEIEASALFYKAEVARRREKWAKAIEYLTDIFKKFPDSDMGRQALVSASETYRLKLNNPAAADSLIRLLTREPIPPDGGKNIESLSDDRK, from the coding sequence ATGCGATTGGATAAGAAATTTAATACTCATTATTTCGCTCCCCTTCTCTTCATCATAATCAATTTGATTCTGCTGTCCGGGTGCGGTTCGGATCGAAGCATTTCCCTTCGCTTTCAGGCCGAGAAATTGCTCCATGAGGCCGACAAAATGTACGAAACCGCCGGCATCAGACCCGACCTGAACGACCGGGCCCTCTGGAACCGCATCAAGGATGCCTACACCGGGGTCAACAACTATTGCTGGAAATATTTGGATTCCATACCCGCCGCCAGACCCGAGCACAGTGAATTGGCGACCATCGCCTTCTCGGCTTCCACTCACCTTTCGAACATATATTTCAGTTACAAACAGTATGACTCCGCGGCCGCCGTCCTTAATCTCCTCTTGAGCAAAACCGAACTCGCCGGCATGCCCCTCCTGGATTCCCGGCTCAATCTGGCCCGCATTTACCAAACCCAGGGCGATTGGCCGAAAGCCGTCGGGTTTTTCCACTCCGTCATCGACACCTTCTATCCCCCGGTCGATAACAATCAGATCTTGACTCAGGTCCTGAATCTATTCCTCGAAATTATCGCGACCGACAATATCATCGGCGATACCGCCGCGGCCACGTCCGAATTCAAAGCCGCCGAAAAATATTACGGCCGCCTCATTTCGGATTGGCCGCACTCCGCCCTGTCAACCGCCGCCAGAGGAAATCTGGCGCGCCTCTATCGCGATCGCGGTGAATGGGATAAAGCCATTGATAATCTGTCCCTCATGAAAGACTCTACCGGTCGAACCGACCCTAACGCGGCCTTACTGATCGCCGACATTACCGCTTCCGGCAAAAAGCAGTTTGCCGAATCCTATCGGCTGTATGATAATCTGCTTGGCGCCACCAATGACACTACCCTCCTCCCTATTATCTATGCCCGAAAAGGACTGGCCTATTTCCTGGCGCGAGACTTTGATAATTGTCGGGCGACCATGAAAATAATCAAGGATAAATACCCTCGGTATTTCAACGGTAATCCATTGCCCCAGAATTACTTGGCCCTGTCTTTGGCCGAAAGCGGACAATGGGATCTGGCCGAAAACGAATTTCGCTGGCTGATTGATAATTTCCCCGCCACCGAGCAGGCATTCAATGCCTATCTCTTCATCGCCGACCATTATTCCAAAGACGGCAATCAAAGCGTGGCCAATTCCTGGTATGGCAAAGCCGACCAGTTTTACGACCAGATGAGTCGTCAATACGTCGGTACCGAGATTGAGGCCTCGGCCTTGTTTTATAAGGCCGAAGTGGCCCGGCGACGGGAGAAATGGGCCAAAGCCATCGAATATCTGACCGACATTTTTAAAAAGTTCCCCGATTCCGACATGGGGCGGCAGGCTCTCGTAAGCGCCTCGGAAACTTACCGGCTGAAACTCAATAATCCGGCTGCCGCCGACTCCCTGATTCGGCTCTTGACCCGGGAACCAATCCCGCCGGACGGGGGTAAAAATATTGAATCTCTTTCCGATGATAGAAAGTAA
- a CDS encoding exported hypothetical protein (Evidence 5 : Unknown function): protein MKTKLTILTAIAIVMMWSVAGAFDYKLGYDFGNPFDENNNYAPINYPGVGHLPSPGLLGEGGEGFDLEGLHFAVRGDMVHIALVNSFGLSAYSTAWHQSYGLGNIFFGFGQNSTSYAIDAATGQLYAVDRFTGIPNIPGSYYGTYAIRSMVGAWRMTSGVSLGTTLHERTMWQGLETNTIRGGSGDTWVMEFAFNKNLLNWNGSRTINFHNTLACGNDVINKSFTVVPEPTTMLLLGLGMLGLGAVRRKD, encoded by the coding sequence ATGAAAACAAAATTAACAATTCTGACAGCCATCGCCATTGTGATGATGTGGTCTGTCGCCGGAGCCTTCGATTACAAACTGGGCTATGACTTCGGCAATCCTTTCGATGAAAACAATAACTACGCCCCCATCAATTATCCCGGCGTGGGACATCTGCCCTCACCCGGCCTTCTCGGCGAGGGTGGCGAGGGATTCGATCTGGAAGGGCTCCATTTCGCGGTCCGCGGCGATATGGTTCATATCGCCCTGGTGAATTCCTTCGGGCTGTCGGCCTATTCCACGGCTTGGCATCAGTCCTACGGCCTCGGTAATATCTTCTTCGGCTTCGGCCAGAATTCGACTTCATATGCCATCGATGCCGCCACCGGCCAGCTCTATGCCGTCGATCGCTTTACCGGTATTCCCAATATTCCCGGTTCCTATTATGGCACCTATGCTATCAGAAGTATGGTCGGCGCCTGGCGGATGACGTCGGGAGTCAGTCTCGGCACCACTCTGCACGAAAGAACCATGTGGCAGGGCTTGGAAACCAATACCATTCGCGGCGGCAGTGGCGATACCTGGGTTATGGAATTCGCCTTCAACAAAAATCTGCTCAACTGGAACGGTTCCCGGACCATTAACTTCCACAATACTCTGGCCTGCGGCAACGATGTCATCAACAAAAGCTTCACCGTGGTTCCGGAACCGACCACGATGCTCCTTCTCGGTCTCGGTATGCTTGGGCTCGGAGCGGTACGCCGCAAAGACTGA